A region of Lathamus discolor isolate bLatDis1 chromosome 18, bLatDis1.hap1, whole genome shotgun sequence DNA encodes the following proteins:
- the NIPAL3 gene encoding NIPA-like protein 3 isoform X2 — MEGGNSPNLQLQQLPLATAAVSVQPHTDSFSYKENLIGALLAIFGHLVISIALNLQKYSHIRLAGSKDPRAYFKTKMWWCGLFLLVLGELGVFSSYAFAPLSLIVPLSAVSVIASAIIGIIFIKEKWKPKDFLSCGLAIVGTYLLITFGPNSHEKMTGENITRHLVSWPFLLYMLVEIVMFCLLLYFYKEKNANYIIVILLLVALLGSMTAVTVKAVAGMILVSIQGNLQLDYPIFYIMLVCMIATAIFQATFLAQASQLYDSSQIASVGYILSTTAAITAGATFYLDFTGEDVLHICMFALGCLIAFLGVFLITRNRKKSVPFEPYISMDAMPGMQNMHDKGTAVQPDLKASFSYGALENNDNMPEIYTPATLPIVQEQHGPKGASAPPYRVLEHSKKE; from the exons ATGGAAGGAGGCAACAGTCCAAATCTACAACTTCAGCAACTCCCATTGGCCACGGCAGCAGTTTCTGTGCAGCCACACACTGACTCCTTTTCATACAAG GAGAACCTGATTGGTGCATTACTGGCTATTTTTGGGCATCTTGTCATCAGTATTGCACTCAACCTCCAG AAATACAGCCACATCCGGCTGGCAGGTTCCAAAGACCCCCGAGCCTACTTCAAAACCAAGATGTGGTGGTGTGGACTAttcctgctggtgctgggagaaCTGGGAGTGTTCTCCTCTTATGCCTTTGCTCCTCTTTCACTGATTGTGCCACTCAGTGCAGTGTCTGTTATAG CAAGTGCAATCATAGGAATTATATTTATTAAAGAGAAATGGAAGCCCAAGGATTTCTTGA GCTGTGGTTTGGCAATTGTTGGAACTTATCTGCTGATAACATTTGGACCTAATAGTCATGAGAAGATGACAGGAGAAAATATCACTAGGCATTTAGTGAGCTGGCCATTTCTGTTGTATATG CTTGTGGAGATCGTCATGTTCTGCCTGCTACTGTATTTttacaaggagaaaaatgcaaacTACATTATAGTTATTCTCCTGCTGGTAGCTTTGCTGG GTTCCATGACTGCAGTGACAGTGAAGGCTGTGGCGGGCATGATCCTCGTCTCCATACAAGGAAACCTGCAACTCGACTACCCCATCTTCTACATCATGTTAGTGTGCATGATTGCAACAGCCATCTTCCAAGCAAC GTTTTTGGCACAAGCATCACAGCTCTATGACTCCTCTCAAATTGCCAGTGTCGGCTACATCCTGTCCACAACAGCAGCGATCACAGCAG gagCAACTTTTTACTTGGACTTCACCGGTGAAGATGTTCTCCATATATGTATGTTTGCACTTGG gTGCCTCATAGCATTTCTAGGTGTCTTCCTGATCACAAGAAATAGGAAGAAATCTGTACCATTTGAACCGTACATCTCAATGGATGCAATGCCAG GCATGCAGAACATGCACGATAAAGGGACTGCAGTTCAGCCTGACCTCAAAGCTTCTTTCTCCTACGGCGCCTTAGAGAACAATGACAACATGCCGGAAATTTATACTCCAGCCACGCTGCCGATTGTGCAGGAACAGCACGGCCCCAAAGGAGCTTCTGCTCCACCCTACCGGGTGCTGGAGCACAGCAAAAAGGAGTGA
- the NIPAL3 gene encoding NIPA-like protein 3 isoform X1, which produces MEGGNSPNLQLQQLPLATAAVSVQPHTDSFSYKENLIGALLAIFGHLVISIALNLQKYSHIRLAGSKDPRAYFKTKMWWCGLFLLVLGELGVFSSYAFAPLSLIVPLSAVSVIASAIIGIIFIKEKWKPKDFLRRYVLSFVGCGLAIVGTYLLITFGPNSHEKMTGENITRHLVSWPFLLYMLVEIVMFCLLLYFYKEKNANYIIVILLLVALLGSMTAVTVKAVAGMILVSIQGNLQLDYPIFYIMLVCMIATAIFQATFLAQASQLYDSSQIASVGYILSTTAAITAGATFYLDFTGEDVLHICMFALGCLIAFLGVFLITRNRKKSVPFEPYISMDAMPGMQNMHDKGTAVQPDLKASFSYGALENNDNMPEIYTPATLPIVQEQHGPKGASAPPYRVLEHSKKE; this is translated from the exons ATGGAAGGAGGCAACAGTCCAAATCTACAACTTCAGCAACTCCCATTGGCCACGGCAGCAGTTTCTGTGCAGCCACACACTGACTCCTTTTCATACAAG GAGAACCTGATTGGTGCATTACTGGCTATTTTTGGGCATCTTGTCATCAGTATTGCACTCAACCTCCAG AAATACAGCCACATCCGGCTGGCAGGTTCCAAAGACCCCCGAGCCTACTTCAAAACCAAGATGTGGTGGTGTGGACTAttcctgctggtgctgggagaaCTGGGAGTGTTCTCCTCTTATGCCTTTGCTCCTCTTTCACTGATTGTGCCACTCAGTGCAGTGTCTGTTATAG CAAGTGCAATCATAGGAATTATATTTATTAAAGAGAAATGGAAGCCCAAGGATTTCTTGA GGCGCTATGTTTTGTCCTTTGTAGGCTGTGGTTTGGCAATTGTTGGAACTTATCTGCTGATAACATTTGGACCTAATAGTCATGAGAAGATGACAGGAGAAAATATCACTAGGCATTTAGTGAGCTGGCCATTTCTGTTGTATATG CTTGTGGAGATCGTCATGTTCTGCCTGCTACTGTATTTttacaaggagaaaaatgcaaacTACATTATAGTTATTCTCCTGCTGGTAGCTTTGCTGG GTTCCATGACTGCAGTGACAGTGAAGGCTGTGGCGGGCATGATCCTCGTCTCCATACAAGGAAACCTGCAACTCGACTACCCCATCTTCTACATCATGTTAGTGTGCATGATTGCAACAGCCATCTTCCAAGCAAC GTTTTTGGCACAAGCATCACAGCTCTATGACTCCTCTCAAATTGCCAGTGTCGGCTACATCCTGTCCACAACAGCAGCGATCACAGCAG gagCAACTTTTTACTTGGACTTCACCGGTGAAGATGTTCTCCATATATGTATGTTTGCACTTGG gTGCCTCATAGCATTTCTAGGTGTCTTCCTGATCACAAGAAATAGGAAGAAATCTGTACCATTTGAACCGTACATCTCAATGGATGCAATGCCAG GCATGCAGAACATGCACGATAAAGGGACTGCAGTTCAGCCTGACCTCAAAGCTTCTTTCTCCTACGGCGCCTTAGAGAACAATGACAACATGCCGGAAATTTATACTCCAGCCACGCTGCCGATTGTGCAGGAACAGCACGGCCCCAAAGGAGCTTCTGCTCCACCCTACCGGGTGCTGGAGCACAGCAAAAAGGAGTGA